GGATTGGTAGTTGCATACATTGCCAAGTAAATGGTTATGAAGGTAATGGAAGTTCTGgtaactttgaattttttttttttttgggttgatggTAACTTTGATATGTTAATGAAGCTATAGGCCtgtttcaaatcaaaattgCCTCTATTAGCTTAGGGACTGGCCTCTTGTCCTAAAAGGGTCCATGGTCATGAGATGCTTACTAATGCCATAGGTTCAATCTGCCTTTTGTAGCTTCTAATGCAGCATTTGAGGAGACAACTGCAAATAGATTTTAAACTTTGGTAGAATGAATTCAgtccaaataaatttttttgactacattcttttgagaaataaattttggtaTCATGCTAAAACTCTTACTAGAAAGTAATTATACTAAATGAAATTATGTACGGTTATGTCATTggagaatttatattttgtcaataaataatataaaatagtatTCAATGTGACAATTTCTCCAATTTGTCTATAATGATCCACAATTTCTATAATTGCTCTACTACCCGGTGAAGGACAAATACCAGACCAACCccaaccaaattatccaaatcccAACTTTATCCACCACCGTGAACGACCCATATTCCCTAATCACAAGTTGGTTTTGTGATTGTGGGGTTCCATTGTCGAATCAAAATGTTACAAACGAAAAGggtaaagaaaattcaagaaattgaaGATACATTCACATGGAGTTAGTCACCATTTCTATCTAGTTTCCAATATGCTGTCTTCTGTCCAAAGCTGAACCCATTAAGAATACAGTAAATCAAACAGGGCAGGGAGACAATAATTCCCAATCTTGCAATTGCCTAACATAGATAGGGTACTAATGCACTACTTTACCCCTAACATCCAAATAGAACGTAACCCTAGCATGTTTGTTAGCTGCAATTTGGAAAGGATCATAAACTAACGTAAACTAACCAATTACCACTTCTTGTTCCCACACCATGCATCAAGCCATATACCCTCACCATCATGCCATCCccaattttaaatctaataaaTTTATAGGACTCCCAAAACCTGCTCTTATTCCTTTCCACGGTCCCACTCCGTGTGGAAATTCTACTTCGTCTGTAGTCCACTGGGAATCTTGCTCATATTTAATTCTCAGAAGGCATCTCCACAATTGGTCATTTCCCTGAGTAAAGCACCATATTCACTTATCCAACAATGCAAAGTTGAAGGAGCTTAAATTTTTAAAGCAGACCAGAGCGGCCAGTGTGACGAGTTGAACAGTGAACTGGGACCTAGACTGGTATGGTCCACATTAAAAAACCAGGAAAAAATTGGAAGGGCTCAAAACCAGTCAAACCGCTTCCTGGTTTTGAGCAGTTTGATTAGTTTTGGCCccttttttaattactacatttttttattctcttacaaaagaaaaccttgtatattatttttttgataagtaacaatctaatatatatataaatatatatatataaccgttATATGTTAGGTTTACACATAAGCTAGCCCAACATTAAAAACTAAAGAATGTCAGGCCCTTGCAAAAACTAAACAATGTATTCATGTTTGAAATTCTTGATGGAGAGGTATTTATTGAGGAGGAAGTATGGTATCCCCTTTCATTTCAATCTGGGACTTTCAATAAGTCTTTCTTACAAAACAATAAGTCCCTCATTGATTTtgacttgtttttatttttatttttttaaaatggtaagTTATAGGTGCACCCAATGGGAAtccaagattgaaaaaaaaaaaaagatattaagaatGCTTGTAGTAATAAAGGAGCCACTCTTTTTCTGTCTTTCATTCTAGAGAAGAAAAGTTCCAAATTTAgcttgatattttttattttttatttttttgatatataacgttagaactttttattaaagaatAGGCAACCAAGTACACTGAAAATGTACTACAGTGGCATGAATATTTGCATGATAATTATTTGGAATCTATTATTTGCATGATAACTAATGAGCATTGTTTGAAATTATATGTTTACTAGATGGAAGGGGCCGAAGAGCACGACAGAGCATGCGACACATGTGCTAGTTGCGTATCGTGCGTCACTGTCGAGTATACGGGCACACCAGGTATtctattaatgaaatttctCAAGTGATACTGTTTGTTCTATCGTGCTTCACGTTGTCCACATATGATCGTCGAGTGATACTGTTTGTTCTAATTGAAGTGCAAAGAATAATATGTTAACTCATAAATCCAGCACTATAAGAAATTCTTGGAGAAGAATTACATTTAATCTTGATTGTGAATCAATGTCTGAGAGTCTAAATTATATATCAGGATTTTCTCAAGTCACCTTCACTTTATCCGATAAACAAATCTTTGCCAAACTTAGAGATAATTAGTGGGGAACCACATTCATGCATATCATGATTCATGactataaatataaaattattggaAATTCAATGATACATAAAAAGTAAGCATGCATGCTATAATTGTAGACAGATTACTGATGGCAAGTTATAGCTCGAGCCAATAAAGGAATACGTATACAGATAAGAAAATGTTTTCGATGACATGAAATAACAACTCTATCTAAGAAAGAACTCAAATCATACATAGGTATAAGGTGACAGCCATAATTAATAAGTAATTCTCTCCTTGATCATATTTTTTGATTCAAGCATCATAGCTTTTTATTATGTGGCTGCCACACTGGTAGCACTCTGAGCTTCTCTTATTGTTGGCAGGCATCTTATTGTTGACCATTTCTGCAGGTTGTCTGGGAGCCCTACAGCGATGTCCTAGAGTTGTTGCCCCCATATTGCACTGCTGGCCGACAAATATGGAGGGCCGATGTGCCATTGATCTATTTTTGGATAGTAGAGGATCATCATCCCGAACGTGTCTTTCGTCAGTTCGGGATGAAGCAAGTGCCACCGGATATTGTAGATACATCCGTTCATCTCCACAAAATCTCCCTCCAAGGTAAACTAGATAAGGATTGGGTGCAAGAGCATGCTGTCTACATTGACCGATGGGCCCATAGAGAGGAACATATTGCTGATGCACCGGCATTGGATGGGGACACGACATATCTTGCTGCTTACATGGAGTCGTACCGAAAGACGACGAGACGGTACATTACATGCGACTCGGCGTATTGGGAAATCATGGTAAGGCAACAATCCGATGCTTCTTTTATGGATTGACAATATATGTGTTTTGCTGCATGCATTATGAGAATTTATTGATTCATGGAGTCATTGGatcaatattttgatatttattttagagAACATTTCATTTTAGAGAACATTTTCATATTCATTAgggtatatttatttatttttaggtttgaCAAATTGTTTTTGAACATGCGGTAATGAGTACCAATTAGTTACGGATACTTTAAAGTACCATCCCTAGCTAGCTTGGTGTTTTCCTCGGAAAACCCAGTCCATATCTTGCAAAAGTTTATTGAATTACACAGAATTGTAggatttttttatcataatgGGCTTCCTAAAAAAgttcttgagagagagaagaggaagaaagtaACCTAATCTTTTTCCCCCTTCTTTTGAGATAAAAATTCTACAtgaacctaatttaagtgtagtaaatttatggagtgaccatcatAAAGAGTGTGTTAGTGGTAAGTTACTTGGTCATGTTAATTTAAACgaaaaatttggtcaaataaCAGTGAATCAAAGTTGCATTTTAAATTAGTACTCATTTATTTCGCAGGTTGAGTCCACTGTGGAATTACTATTGCAATGCGAACCAAACTCCGCAGTGTACAATCACCTGAAGAGGACGCTGGACCTTGTCGGAGAGATGAGCCGAGCGGCATTGGAGAATGCGCGTGCCACGGTGACTGAGGCGAGCACACAGGCTACAGGCCGTGGTGGGGGAGGTCGTGGGTCTAGAGGGCGTGGACGCAGTGGAGGTCATGCATACAGTGGAGGTCGTGGAGGTGGTCACGAGGATGACGATGTCTTGGGTAACTTCCAACTCTAATACCTTCAATTCTTACTGAATTTAACTTCTACTACTTTCAGTTGTAATTTATTTAGAGGACATATGATAGTAGCAAAGTATATATTGTTTGGTAACTAGTTTTTAGTGTTAATTTTCACTTCCTTCTCATAATTATGGTATAATTAGTAGCGTTACAATGTTCTGCCAAACTTTAAATATTAAGACTAAGCACTTTAAATATTAACCAATGGGAATAAGCACTTTTTTCTTCCAAGcgatatatatatgtattgacgTTTAAGACATGCAAACTTGTTTCATTCATTCCTTATCAACTACAATCACAATACTATTATCCACTTTTAACATATACACATCAATGCTAATATATTATGCGTATGTATGAAAACAAAAGTCCagcaaaatcattttttcatcATATAAAGCACAGACCACTATGGATGCCAATGTaattccttttaaaaatattgctaCGCAACCATGAACATAAAATTAGCATTATATGAGGAAATTCAAAGTTGTGATCACACTATGAGGTTCataaaattagagtttaaaaaatagtaataataacaataatagagTATAAACAAGTAAACAAAGCTGGACTTTGTAATTCAAaggttttgttttataaatttttttattatacttaaTTTAATATGccaataatgaattaaaaacaaagttttattagATTTTACCAACAAAACAAGGTTTATATGTAACTCGTCTAGGTGGCGTAAGTATTAGTTTTATTGGGAAGGGTTTACACTAGACAATAGTTATTGGATTCTATGAACGACATGCACTAGGTGCGGGTCAAGCGATTGCTTACGCATTTGGCCCTTGTCTTGTAGGGTTTACACTTTACAATAGGGTTTACACCGTATTCACTTGGCCCTTGGTTACACTTCACATTTTGAATCTTTTGTTAGAAACaatgttttattgttattgtatcAGCTTTGTAACTGCTATGTGTTTTCAGGTCTGCTCTACCTTTGTTTTTGGACTTTGTTGTCTTCCATTCTCAGTTGAATGAATACAGAGTGTTGAAATAATCGAgttaacaaaaacacaaaaacattgagagagaaTTTTTATGAACATTTTGTAATAATTGATAGTGGAAGTAATATTTCTCCAGTCTCAGTCAGAAAAATTTTTTCATCCTAAAACGGCAACTTCATTtcttaaatattattgttaaagTTGACATAATTATTGTAtgaaaaaattggcttttgcccctttcaaaaaaacaatctagcattttaccgtattttccaaattaattaggaaatGCCCCTCTgtttaaactcaattttctgAAAATCAAGTTAagctctatagtgacgttttttaggattctatagtgacgttttaaggacctatagtggcgttttgtaatccgatttccatgaagtcgagttataggtaacaaaaagagaaaaaaattgcatgtaacttgACTTCATGGAGATTGGAttataaaatgccactatagttccttaaaacgtcactataggatccttaaaaatgtcactatagggcttaattcatttttttttacagaaaatCGAGTCtaaaaagaggggtatttccctaattaatttgggaaagacggcaaaatgctagattgtttttttggaatgggcatttgcccattttctctaGCTTGGGGCAAAATATGATACTGCCATTGCAAATGGCACGGGTTTAATCAGAATACAGAGTAAGAACACTGGACCGGAAAAGAAAGCAACCATGAGGCTTCATTTTGTATTTGCATTTGTGTGCATGTGAGTGTGTATATGAGAGGTCTCATGCACCCAAATTAAGCGAGTTTAAAGGGTCAAATGCCATTTAATCATATCTACGCTGCAAATAGTAAGACATTTTATGACTCAATCCCTTGTGGTTATCTTAATAAATGCAACTGTTTTTCTGCAGATGATGAGGCGTTGGAGGGCGACTGGGGCATGTACATGGATGGTGTCGGGTCATCGCGATGCACGTCTGACGCTGCTGCCCAGCCATCCCACCCCCCTGGCCATGAGAATAGTGCAGAACACACATCCTGTGCCCAAGCTGGCCCTCGGTCCCCACCACCCACTCGGCTGTCTCCCCCATTGTTTGCCGACTCTGCCCATGACGGTGGCTGTATATTTGTACCCACCCCTGGCCGACCGACACCACCTATAGTTCAAGCTGAGCCCACCCAGGACCCTTCACTTCCTAACCCTGAAGAACCGGCTGCACAGATCGAACAGATACAGGGTGAGAATATAGTGCCGGTACATGGGTTGCGAAGATCACTCCGCACTGACATACATCCCC
The Quercus lobata isolate SW786 chromosome 10, ValleyOak3.0 Primary Assembly, whole genome shotgun sequence DNA segment above includes these coding regions:
- the LOC115966023 gene encoding gametogenetin-like → MYMDGVGSSRCTSDAAAQPSHPPGHENSAEHTSCAQAGPRSPPPTRLSPPLFADSAHDGGCIFVPTPGRPTPPIVQAEPTQDPSLPNPEEPAAQIEQIQGENIVPVHGLRRSLRTDIHPPGCGTGDGKTRPAKAVVRKRKDR